In Xanthomonas fragariae, the genomic window ACTTCGAGCTATCACGGGGCAGGAACCGGCAACACCATGGCGATCCCAGAAGCTGTCGTAACACCACCCCAGTCTTTCAGCTCCGGTGTCCAACGACACATATTCATCGGAACGCCCTGTAGCGACTATAACCCAAGAGTCAGTTATATCCCCCAAATTAATTTCTCCAACTATAACCTCATTGGATAGATGCAGTTCATTAGGTGCAGACACAGCCAGTGGGTATTCAGCATGAGTGAAAAGTTCCACACCACCGCATACTTCATAAAAAGATTTAAGGTCTGCTGGAAGATGACTTGAGATCTCAGCCTCGCGCGCGACAGGAAGCACGATGCAGTCGCGCCTGGAGCTGATTAACTCGATTAGATCGGAAATTTCGCTCACTTCCTGCAGCCCCTCTTCAAATATTTGTTAAATTCTCGATAGTAATTTTTTCGAGCGGCTTTCGGAACACCGGCTTCGTTGAACATCTTTTCACT contains:
- a CDS encoding SMI1/KNR4 family protein — its product is MSEISDLIELISSRRDCIVLPVAREAEISSHLPADLKSFYEVCGGVELFTHAEYPLAVSAPNELHLSNEVIVGEINLGDITDSWVIVATGRSDEYVSLDTGAERLGWCYDSFWDRHGVAGSCPVIARSFSEFLRKSVECAGQRYYWLADGFQSYGDAYDD